The Humulus lupulus chromosome 4, drHumLupu1.1, whole genome shotgun sequence genome has a window encoding:
- the LOC133833044 gene encoding uncharacterized protein LOC133833044: MKIVTENSVLFFLEIKKKVAAKIIDLPLCVTIVQESSNENNLLVLANQKATAAEMEVGTLLMQANQASINEQMLLEEGMSSTTNEGINVSYIPHFAEEVADFIIEDSTKRKKKLDEIQLVISDYRVNTIEQGQIYKDKNTVKSALSYYAMLHNFQFKTKRSEPREYLVTCADGTCKWMVRASKYRNQDLFKVRKCNPNHTCSVEIVLEDHRQAKSIVVGELIKNKYKSIKRNYTPNDIMNDMNDDFGVTMGYTKAWISREKALRLVRGNPDDSYQKLPIYLYMLKQANPGTITHLLTDKEDRFKYLYIAFSNSIKASTLDSNNNIFVLAFGIADSENDNSWLWFFSKLRDTYGELEGLAIVSDRHKSIDNAVHMVYPNAFHGACMFHLLNNLKGKYGSHGEELQMKFIAAAKAYTKTECEHYMRGLDRIDRRIRPYLEKAKYETWARSYSPTKRYTMMTSNIVESLNAALKAARNLPIDILVECLRSLVQKWVWNNSNNANGTFTKVSTATENELRHDIVSKMKYEVLPFNTIEYQVRDQKGINFTVNIHNRTCTCNRFQEDEIPCGHAVAVIAKRNLSVYDYCAKFYRTESLKALYQENVHPLPHKDEWNLPQHLDIIVLPPNATIPAGRPRKKQIRSRGEHKVIITCGKCAQPRHNRKTCRNPPYEKPNKQKKPKT, translated from the exons ATGAAGATTGTAACAGAAAATTCAGTGTTGTTCTTtctggaaataaagaaaaaagttgcTGCAAAAATAATAGATTTACCATTGTGTGTCACTATAGTTCAAGAATCAAGCAATGAAAACAACCTTCTTGTATTAGCAAATCAGAAAGCTACAGCAGCAGAAATGGAGGTGGGGACATTATTAATGCAAGCAAACCAAGCTTCCATCAATGAACAAATGTTACTTGAAGAAGGAATGTCAAGCACAAcaaatgagggcataaatgtgtcaTACATACCTCATTTTGCTGAAGAAGTAGCTGATTTCATAATTGAGGACagtacaaaaagaaaaaagaagttggaTGAAATCCAACTAGTAATATCTGATTACAGAGTGAACACAATAGAGCAAGGGCAAATTTACAAGGATAAGAACACAGTCAAATCAGCTCTTAGCTACTATGCAATGCTGCATAACTTccagttcaaaacaaaaagatcagAACCTAGAGAGTACCTAGTTACTTGCGCAGATGGAACATGCAAATGGATGGTGAGAGCATCTAAGTACAGAAATCAAGATTTATTCAAGGTACGGAAATGCAATCCAAATCACACTTGCTCTGTTGAAATTGTTTTGGAAGACCATAGGCAAGCAAAAAGCATCGTAGTTGGGGAattaataaagaataagtacaagtCAATCAAAAGAAATTACACTCCAAATGACATCATGAATGATATGAATGATGACTTCGGAGTAACTATGGGATACACAAAAGCATGGATATCAAGAGAGAAAGCTTTGCGTCTAGTAAGAGGGAACCCCGATGATTCATATCAAAAGTTGCCAATATATCTTTACATGTTGAAGCAAGCAAATCCAGGAACAATAACACACCTACTCACAGACAAGGAAGATAGATTCAAATACCTATACATAGctttctctaactcaatcaagg CATCAACGTTAGATTCAAACAACAACATTTTCGTGTTGGCTTTTGGAATAGCAGACTCTGAAAATGATAACTCATGGCTTTGGTTCTTCTCCAAACTGCGAGACACCTATGGAGAACTCGAAG GATTGGCTATAGTTTCTGACAGACATAAGAGCATAGACAATGCAGTACATATGGTGTACCCAAATGCTTTCCATGGAGCTTGCATGTTTCACTTACTCAATAATTTGAAAGGCAAGTATGGGAGCCATGGAGAAGAGCTACAAATGAAATTCATTGCAGCAGCAAAAGCATACACAAAGACAGAATGTGAACACTACATGAGAGGCCTTGATAGAATTGATAGACGCATTAGGCCCTATTTAGAAAAAGCCAAGTATGAAACTTGGGCAAGATCATACTCGCCAACAAAAAGATACACCATGATGACATCCAACATTGTAGAATCACTCAACGCTGCACTAAAAGCTGCAAGAAATCTCCCCATTGATATCTTGGTTGAATGCCTTAGAAGTTTGGTTCAAAAGTGGGTTTGGAACAACTCAAATAATGCAAATGGAACATTCACAAAAGTCTCTACAGCAACAGAGAATGAATTGAGACATGATATTGTTTCAAAAATGAAGTATGAG GTCTTGCCTTTCAACACAATAGAATACCAAGTTCGTGATCAAAAGGGGATAAATTTCACAGTAAATATACATAATAGAACATGTACTTGCAATAGGTTCCAAGAAGATGAAATACCTTGTGGCCATGCAGTAGCTGTCATTGCAAAGAGAAACTTGAGTGTGTATGATTATTGTGCAAAATTCTACAGAACAGAATCGTTGAAAgcattgtatcaagaaaatgttcATCCTTTGCCCCATAAAGATGAATGGAATCTCCCACAACACTTGGACATAATAGTGCTGCCTCCAAATGCAACAATCCCTGCAGGAAGACCAAGAAAGAAACAAATAAGATCAAGAGGAGAACATAAAGTAATAATCACCTGTGGGAAATGTGCACAACCAAGACATAACAGGAAGACTTGCAGGAATCCTCCATATGAGAAGCCAAACAAACAGAAAAAGCCAAAGACATAG